The Methanosarcina barkeri str. Wiesmoor DNA segment GATTCTATATTCTATATTGAAGTCAACTTCACCTTTCTGGATACGCTCTTTAAGCGAATCCTCAACTCTCTTCAGGTCATCAGGATGGATAATATCTCCATACAGGACCCTACCTGAAATGAAGTCCTCCACTGTGTACCCAAACTGGACCACATTTTCAGAAACAAACTCAGAAGGCCATTTTTCTTCATTTTTCCATAGAAATACCACTGCAGGACTGTTATTTACCACAGTCCTGATTATTTCCTGCATCTCAAGAACAGAAAGTAAATCCACGATTCCTATTGCTGCAATAACTTTCCCATCTTCTGAGAAAATGGGAGAAACAACCACGTTCCTACCCAGATACGTGCCTTCCTTTGGCACTCCACGTATGGTCTCGCCGGTCCTGAGCACCTCTTCAAGTACAGGGCCTGTATATTCTCTGTCAAGGATTTGACCTTTCTCCAGGCGAAGTCCCTTTCGATTGAGGCTGCGGATAGTGGTTGGAAGCCCAACAAGAGAGTGCACTGCGACCGCTATAGACTCAAGTTCATCAGACCCCGCATCTTCAGATATTAAAGAAGTAATTCTTTCACCCCCAGAAATCCTAAAAATTATTAAAAGTAAAAAGGTTGAAGAGTTTTCAGCAAGAAGAAACTAAGAGCTGAACCCTCTATACATCCTTTTTTCCTTATTTTAATGCATTTTGAGTGGTTATATATTGATCTTAATTTATATAATTTAGATTTTTCTCAAATTTCCAGATTCCACTTTCCTTTGAGACCGTTCTTTTCTGGTTTCCATCTCGGTTCTTGATCCCGATTCCTCGGCGAGTATGTTTTTTCAACCGCCGCAGAAACGTAACAGTTCAGTAGTTTCGATTTATTATAGTTCCGAATGACAAATCTCATTCATTTATAATTTTTACTTTAATAGTTCATGAGAAATGTCTTCATTTCATCGCATGAGAAATGTCTTCATTTCATCGATTTGATTTCATTTTTGAAAATGAACTCTAAAAATTTGAGCATTGTAAAATTCTGAAGTCGAATTTGTGTATAGTCTCTACTAACCGATTTTACGATTTTATTTTTGATTATATTTTAAAATTTATATATCTCGTAATCGAGCGCAAAGTGCTCGATTTCTTTCTCGATTAAACTTCATTAAGCAGTGCAGATAACTTGACTGGAATATCACATAACGAATCAATTTCGTTCATTACTGCTTTAATAATGTCTTGATTTATTACTGATTTCATTTGATATGCTGTAATGTCAAGAACTGATTTTAAGACATTCAAAATGTTATACATTATACACTGTATTACAAAAATACTCTATTAATATATAGTGGGAAGTACACTGAAATATCTCTAAAGGTTTGCTTTTGAGCCAGTTTTAAATTTATCCTTTAAATGTGAGTAAAACTCCTGCTCTTTTCCAGTGGTCTTTCTGAACAGCCGTTCCACAATCAACTCGGGAGTGCTTCGAGCAATAAGATTGTATACAGGATTCCGGTTTACGATTAACTCAAGGTTGGAGTCCAGACCATCGGCCTCAATTCCATCTACTCTTACTTTAGCTCCGGTATTTTCAAGGATAAGTTCCGAAAGATGGGAGACAAAAACTCCAAGACTCTGTTCATTTCTGGAAAGATATTCAAGAATTCCTGCTATAATTCGTGCAGAAGCTCCAGGCTCAGTGATCGATTCCAGTTCGTCTGCAAGCACCAGTTTTTCTGAGGCTTCGGAAAGCACTGAAAATTGCTTGAGAGTAGTCTCGAAAGCTCCTGCATCGAGAGTTCCTTTCGATTTCCCAAAATAGTAGAATTCCTCTACAGGCCCTAGTTCAAGTTTTTTTGCAGGAACCGGAAAGCCCATGTACCCAAGAATTACGCATTGGGCAAAGAGCTCGAGCAGGGAAGTTTTGCCACCTGAATTTACTCCGCTCAAAAGTACAACCCTGTTTTCCAGACCTGCTGGAGAAAAGCCGGTTTTTCCAATGGAATAACTGATAGGATCGATCTTTCCGTAACGAGCTTTTAAAAATAGGTTTTCTCCGCCTGTAAAACCTATTCCGGCTTCAGAAATCAGTTCAGGAAGGTTAAGCTGGAACTTTGTCGAAAAACAGGCAATTGAAAAGCCAAGGTCAAAATCCAGGACTTTTCTGACAAGCTTTTCTACAGGTTGGTGGAAAACTGAAAGCGTTTTTGCAAGTTCCCTTTTCCGGACAAGCCTTGTTTTCTCAAGGCTATTGTTCAACTTTTGCCTGAGAAGCATCAGCTGGGACTGATCTGCGCAGAGAGGGTAGGAAATTTCATCGGAAAAGAGTGAGTCGAGCATTAGTTTTTCTTGCTTTTGAAGCCCTAGCTTTTCAACAAGCTCTTCTTTGACGACTGAAGTTTCAGTTTTATAGATTCTATTAAGTTCCTTTGTAAGCAGGTCCTTAATCTCCATTCCCCCGCTCACAAGCCTGACGAGTTCCTGCCCGCTCAGAGTAAGCGAACTTGCTTCAAGGGTTCGGTTCATACGCTTGTTAGCCTCACGCAGGGCAGAAGTCAATGCAGAGTCCAGGTTTTGAAGGGCTGCTCCGAGCCTGTCAATTTCAGGGTCAAAACCTTCAACAGGCTTTCCATCCTCACCGAGTTTTGAGAGAGCAGTCTCGAGTATATCAAGTTTCTCTTTAGAAAACTCCTCAAAGAGCTCAAAATTCTCTGAGCGGAGAGATGATACGATACTCAGGCAGGCACGGATGCAGTCCAGATTCCGCGCAAAAAACGCCAGTTCTTTTTCAGGTAAAACCTGCCAGAATTCAGCTCTGGAAAGATCCTGGAAATATTCGGGTTCAATGTCTTCAGGTAGATCAAAGCCAAGATAAGTATCATCAAAAACAGTAACATTGGAATAACCCCTTGCAAGATCCACGAATTCCGATAGGTTTTCTACAGACTGGACAGGCAAAAAGGCCTGGAACTTTTCTCGGGCTGCTTCAAGGGTTTTTGAGTCTCCGCACAGAATGATCCGGTC contains these protein-coding regions:
- a CDS encoding endonuclease MutS2, translating into MKSILGMKTSQPLSSLREIHGIGERVADRLIEHFGTEEAALQAICEGDIASLSEINGISHNFALSLARYARSRAEGCSISDFLRTKEALDIYSRLLELIKSFAHTTHARDKLNLFYPLPASRMDLIQERQAFVREYLELGNAFPENSEFLKLLTRVSELRPVPGNFRVRDRIILCGDSKTLEAAREKFQAFLPVQSVENLSEFVDLARGYSNVTVFDDTYLGFDLPEDIEPEYFQDLSRAEFWQVLPEKELAFFARNLDCIRACLSIVSSLRSENFELFEEFSKEKLDILETALSKLGEDGKPVEGFDPEIDRLGAALQNLDSALTSALREANKRMNRTLEASSLTLSGQELVRLVSGGMEIKDLLTKELNRIYKTETSVVKEELVEKLGLQKQEKLMLDSLFSDEISYPLCADQSQLMLLRQKLNNSLEKTRLVRKRELAKTLSVFHQPVEKLVRKVLDFDLGFSIACFSTKFQLNLPELISEAGIGFTGGENLFLKARYGKIDPISYSIGKTGFSPAGLENRVVLLSGVNSGGKTSLLELFAQCVILGYMGFPVPAKKLELGPVEEFYYFGKSKGTLDAGAFETTLKQFSVLSEASEKLVLADELESITEPGASARIIAGILEYLSRNEQSLGVFVSHLSELILENTGAKVRVDGIEADGLDSNLELIVNRNPVYNLIARSTPELIVERLFRKTTGKEQEFYSHLKDKFKTGSKANL